One bacterium genomic window, TTTTGGGGTGCAGTTGGAGTAGCATTTGCGGCCGGGTCTAATGTCTCATCGTTTCTGCCTTCTGTTGTTTCTCCAATAATTCTTCTAAGTCTGAGCGCGGTGCTGGCACGCAAGCTTCTTAGATCAGAACTCAGTGTCTACATGCCACCCGTGTTCTTATGGGGTATTCTGCTGTTTACATGGCATACTACAACGATTCTTTGGGGCGGCGCATATGATCAAATTCAACCATTGCATTACGTTCGACTCATCCTAATCATGTTGGCCGTATTATGGTGCATCGAAACACCGAAACAACTGATTATCGTGATGGCTGCCGCCGCGCTGGGGATAGTCTTCTCAGTTGCCGTCACAATTCATGGTCTCATCGGTTTCTTTTCCTCAGGAGCATTGGTACAATCAGAGGCAGCAGCTGGCAGAGTGTCAGAAGCACGCTTCTTCGGTACTTGGACCGATCCAAACATCATGGGGCAATCCATTGTTCCAATTCTTGCTTTGTGTTTCGCTTTCTTCAGAAGTCGATTATCTTTCTGGCTTCGGTGCCTGGCTGTTGTCACCATGGTTGTGGGTATTCTCGGTGTATTGCTTTCTTTATCGCGTGGTGCCATGGTACTCACTGCAACAGCATTGGTATTAATGGTCTGGGCGGACAAATACCGTTGGGTATTTGCCGGCATGGTGAGTCTGATGATAGCTTTGATGCTCATTATCATACCTTCCGATGTAGTTGGACGTGCTACTTCATTGGGAAAAGGCACACAGGATAGATCACTAAGCCAAAGAGCTGAGATGGTTCGTGGAGGAATACACCTTATTGAGAGATCATTTCCTTTTGGTGTTGGCGCCGGCAACATTCAGACCTACTCGGCTGACTACTCGCTCTCACTCCGTAAAGGGATTGTGGCTCATAATGGCTATGTTGACATTCTCGTTGAGTCAGGTCTTATAGGCCTGGTGCTTTTACTTGGTGCCTATGCGTCTTCAGCCAGATCCATTCGGATAAGAGTATGGCGCACTCGCCCTGGTGATCTTGAACAGAATACGGGGATTGCCTTATTGATTTCATTGGTGGCTGTGGTCATGGTAAATATATTTAGCAGCTATTGGAGTTATGATCTATTGTGGTTCATTCTCGCGCTTATTGCCGCAAGATCGCATGTTTTCCGACGCGAGCCGAAGATCGTTTTGGCTTGATACCCTCTACATTTCATTGCGCAATGAAACTATCCTTTTTTTCGAAATAGAGGCATAGTTGTCTGCCTATTGTTATTGAATGTCATAGAGGCACCAATTGTCGTTATGTGGCGCTAATAGAAGTAGTGTGGTCGCTTTCTCATGAGCCACTCGCGACTATGGTCACTACTACTTTTTTTGGATATCATTCTCCTCCAGCTAGCTTTCTTCGGCGTCTACTGGTGGCGATTCCAAAGCGGGCAGTTTGTCAATCCGGTTTCCTTTCAGCCGGGGGAGTTGTTGATACCCAGCTTGATTGTCTGCGGATACTGGGTGCTGCTCCTGGCGTGGTTCGGATTGTATCGTTTCGATCCTCTGCAGTCGCGGGCCGTCGCCGCCGCCCGATCTTTCAGAGCGGCCGCTGTGGGCGCCTTGATTCTCTTTATCCTGACCTTCAATCCGCAGCGCCCCCTGCCAAGTTCACGGATTATTCTTGCCGCCTACGGTATGGCGATCTTTCTCATTGTCAGCGGCAATCGCGTCGGCCTACTGACCATCCTGCGCGAATTCCGCATCCGTGGCATCGGTGCGTTCCGCACGCTCCTGGTCGGCAGGGGATCACGGGCGGACACTCTCTTGAAGTATTTGGAAGTTCACCCCGGTCTCGGTCTCCACATCGCGGGGTTTGTCGGCAGCCCGTCGAGTGCGGCACCATCTCAACCGGTACGCTATCTTGGAAATTATTCCCTTCTGCGGAAGTTGCTTCGACACGGAGCCTATCAAGCCGTCCTGCTTGCTCCGGATGATGAAGACGAACGGCAGCTCGGTCGGATCGTGCGATTGCTGCAAGATCTCCGCGTACGCGCGTTCATTTCAGCCGATCAGTATCGGCTGCTCATCGGTCAGGTAAAGCCGACTCGCATTCCCGGTCACCCACTGGTGGATGTACGGCCGGAATTGCTGTCGCTGACAGAACGCGCCCTCAAACGGTTGACGGACATCGTGATCAGCGCGAGTATGCTGCTGATTACCCTGCCGCTGTGGATCTTGCTCGCGATTCTCATCCCGTTGGATTCGCCCGGCTCAATCTTCTACAGCCAGCGGCGCGTAGGTCGCAACGGGCGAACGTTCCGCCTCTACAAGTTCCGTTCGATGATACGCAACGCCGAGAAACACACCGGACCCGTTCTGACGCAACAGAATGATCCGCGTATTACGCCCATCGGTCAAGTGATTCGTCGCACCCGGCTCGATGAGCTCCCCCAACTTATCAACGTGTTGTCGGGCCGGATGAGCATGGTGGGACCGCGGCCGGAACGCGTGGAATTCGTCAAGCGTTTCGTCAGGGAAATCCCCCTCTATGAACGCCGCCTGAACGTGAAACCGGGAATCACCGGCTGGTCGCAGGTTCATCTCCGCTACGACAGTCGTGCCGATCAGATCGCCGTAAAATTGCAGCATGACTTCTTCTACATCGAGAACATGTCCTTGCCGCTCGACCTGAGAATTCTGTTCATGACTCTATTCGTCGTTCTTCGCGGCGAGGGACTCTGAC contains:
- a CDS encoding O-antigen ligase family protein; this translates as MILIAVAALFGGLFLFKYPFWGAVGVAFAAGSNVSSFLPSVVSPIILLSLSAVLARKLLRSELSVYMPPVFLWGILLFTWHTTTILWGGAYDQIQPLHYVRLILIMLAVLWCIETPKQLIIVMAAAALGIVFSVAVTIHGLIGFFSSGALVQSEAAAGRVSEARFFGTWTDPNIMGQSIVPILALCFAFFRSRLSFWLRCLAVVTMVVGILGVLLSLSRGAMVLTATALVLMVWADKYRWVFAGMVSLMIALMLIIIPSDVVGRATSLGKGTQDRSLSQRAEMVRGGIHLIERSFPFGVGAGNIQTYSADYSLSLRKGIVAHNGYVDILVESGLIGLVLLLGAYASSARSIRIRVWRTRPGDLEQNTGIALLISLVAVVMVNIFSSYWSYDLLWFILALIAARSHVFRREPKIVLA
- a CDS encoding sugar transferase, with translation MSHSRLWSLLLFLDIILLQLAFFGVYWWRFQSGQFVNPVSFQPGELLIPSLIVCGYWVLLLAWFGLYRFDPLQSRAVAAARSFRAAAVGALILFILTFNPQRPLPSSRIILAAYGMAIFLIVSGNRVGLLTILREFRIRGIGAFRTLLVGRGSRADTLLKYLEVHPGLGLHIAGFVGSPSSAAPSQPVRYLGNYSLLRKLLRHGAYQAVLLAPDDEDERQLGRIVRLLQDLRVRAFISADQYRLLIGQVKPTRIPGHPLVDVRPELLSLTERALKRLTDIVISASMLLITLPLWILLAILIPLDSPGSIFYSQRRVGRNGRTFRLYKFRSMIRNAEKHTGPVLTQQNDPRITPIGQVIRRTRLDELPQLINVLSGRMSMVGPRPERVEFVKRFVREIPLYERRLNVKPGITGWSQVHLRYDSRADQIAVKLQHDFFYIENMSLPLDLRILFMTLFVVLRGEGL